The region TTGTGGCGAGACAATGAGAGTGTTTTGCCTGATAATTATTCGTTAGCTCGCAAAAGATATGATTTGTTGGTAAATCGGTTGGCTTCTGATCAGGTAATGAAAGAAGGCTATTGTAACACTCTTAATGGTTATATCACTGATGGATATGCGCGTTTATTATCTCCGTCGGAAACTATGTTAAGAACCTCAAGAACTTGGTATATTCCCCATCACTGCGTATTTAATTCGAACAAACCCGGAAAATTCAGAGTAGTTTTTGATGCTGCTTCAAAGTCTCAGGGCTTATCACTGAACGATTTATTAATGACAGGTCCTGATTTGCTCAATAGCTTATTTGGAGTTTTGCAGAGATTTAGATTATATGAAACAGCGCTTGTCGCTGATGTACGAGCTATGTTTCATCAAGTCAAAACATCCGAATTAGACTCCGATTCATTAAGGTTTCTGTGGCGACCAGACGCATCTACTGGCCCACCTAGTACATATAAGATGATAGTACATATATTTGGTGCTAAAGACTCGCCTAGCTGCGCAAATTATGCTCTGAAGCGCTCGGCTTTAGATAATGCACTGGAGTTTAGTGACTTGGCAGTAAATTCTGTTATTCGGGATTTTTATGTTGACGATTTTTTGAAATCGGTTCCAGGTGATGAGGCCGCTGTGCAACTGGCAAGTGAGGTTACAGAGGTTCTTCTTAGGGGAGGGTTCCATCTGACAAAATGGATGGCCTCAagtaaaaatgttttgatgCAAATCCCCCAAGCAGAGCGTGCTAATCCGTCGTTAGACTTAGATTTTAGCGAGTTACCTATTGAACGGACTTTAGGAATAAAGTGGAATGCTCAGATTGATTGTTTCGTTTTTAGACCGGTAATTAAACCTGTCGCACCTACCAAGCGAGGGATTCTAAGCGCTGTATCTTCTGTGTTTGATCCTTTGGGATTTTTATCTCCATTTACGCTAAAGGCTAAATGTTTGATTCAGGATATGTGGCATTGTGGTTTAGGTTGGGATGAAAAGATATCCGGTCATCTTTTTGAAACTTGGTGTGCGTGGCAAGACGAGTTGCTATTATTACACGATTTGAGAATCCCTCGACTTCATTTGTTCTTGTCACCTTCTGCCGAAATGTGGCACGAGCATCGGAACGAGCATTCGGCTGTGTTGGTTATTTGCGTTATAACACGGGTGAGTTTTTTACCTGTTCATTTCTTGCTTCTAAAACGCATCTTGCTCCCGTTAAACATCCTTTAACTATACCGAAGTTAGAACTTCAGGGTGCTGTTATGTCAATTCGACTGGGTGAAActttgaaatcagaaatttctGAGATCCGTGATGTTGTTTATTGGACCGATTCTCAAACGGTATTACGGTATATACACAATGAAAAGAAGCGTTTTAAGACATTTGTTGCGAATCGGGTGAGCGAAATTCGTGAAAGTTCATCACCTAATCAGTGGAAGTATGTtccttcaaattcaaatcccGCTGACGATTGTACCCGCGGACTTTCTGCGGTTGCCTTATTAACATCGTCTCATAGATGGTTTAATGGCCCAGAATTTCTGCAACAAGCTGAAACTAGTTGGCCACCTCAACCTAATGTTGGTTCTATATCTGATCtagatgaaaatataaaggcTGCAACAACTGCGAATCGAACTCTTTTGACTGTGAGGCCGCAATTAATCTCAACAATCTCGTAAATCCTGAGCGATACTCGCGTTGGTATCCCTTATTGCGAGAAACCGCATGGGTTATAAGAGCTATCAAGAATTTCGCCTCAGTGATACCTCGTCTCAGATTTAAAAAGGTAACGACCCTTTGTTTGCAGCTCGATGAGTTGAAATTTGCTGAGGTCTGCTTAGTGGCAGGAGCTCAACGAGAATGCTTTCCCGATGCATACCTTTCTCTTCAAGAAAGTAAGATGAAACTTCAGCATCCTCTGAAATGCTTAGATCCGTTTTTTGACGGCGCGTGTATTCGTATTGGAGGTAGAATGCACGGTGCTCGTTACGTCCCGTTAGAAGCGCGGCATCAATTGCTTTTACCTTATAATCATCATATAACAGAGCTACTAATGCGCAAAGAACATCTTCTAAATTACCACGCTGGGCCTGAGCACGTGATTGCTTCTACGCGTCAGAAATACTGGCCAATTAAAGCTCGAGTCGTTGCTAAACGAGTAATTTCTAGTTGTTTTGGGTGCCGACGTCGTTCGGTCGTCCCTAGGATTCCATTCATGTCAGATTTACCTGCATATCGAATCATGAGTCATTGTCGACCATTTCAGCATTGCGGGGTGGATTATTTTGGTCCCATGTACATAAAAAGAGGGAGGTCTAATTTGAAAGTGTGGGTTTGTTTGTTTACTTGTCTGGTAACTCGGGCAATTCATTTGGAATTAGCGAAATCTTTGGAAACTGATTCATTTCTGCTGGTTCTCTGTAATTTTATTGGTCGACGAGGTCGACCGgatgaaatgtttagtaaCAACGGCTCGAATTTTATCGGAGCCGAAAAAGAGCTCAAAGAGTGTTTGATTAATTGGAATCAGTCGCGTCTTTCTGAATTTTTAAGTGAAAAGGGTACAAGGTGGCATTTCAATCCACCTAGTTCTCCCCATTTTGGTGGAGCTTGGGAACGTCTTGTAAGAACGGTAAAGGTCGCTCTTAAATCTGTCTTAAGGGGCAGAtcgttttttgaaaatgttttgcgCACAACACTGATTGAAGTAGAGGCAGTGGTGAATAGTCGGCCACTCACTTATATTAGCTCAAAACCTCAAGATTATACCCCACTTACGCCTAATCATTTTCTCCACGGAGGTGCTACATCTATTACACCCCAAGGTGTTTTTCATGAACGTGAAATTAGTAGTCGTAAGCGTTGGCGGCAGAGTCTGGTTTTGGCAGACCATGTGTGGCAACGATGGTTAAGTGAGTATTTACCTTCCCTGACAGTGCGTGGTAAGTGGTTCACAGAGAACCGTAATGTTAGAAAGGGAGATTAAGTATTATTAGTAGAAAAAGATGTCCCAAGAGGTTATTGGCCAGAGTTGGCCTCTGGTAACTCGGGCAATTCATTTGGAATTAGCGGAATCTTTGGAAACTGATTCATTTCTGCTGGTTCTCTGTAATTTTATTGGTCGACGAGGTCGACCGgatgaaatgtttagtaaCAACGGCTCGAATTTTATCGGAGCCGAAAAAGAGCTCAAAGAGTGTTTGATTAATTGGAATCAGTCGCGTCTTTCTGAATTTTTAAGTGAAAAGGGTACAAGGTGGCATTTCAATCCACCTAGTTCTCCCCATTTTGGTGGAGCTTGGGAACGTCTTGTAAGAACGGTAAAGGTCGCTCTTAAATCTGTCTTAAGGGGCAGAtcgttttttgaaaatgttttgcgCACAACACTGATTGAAGTAGAGGCAGTGGTGAATAGTCGGCCACTCACTTATATTAGCTCAAAACCTCAAGATTATACCCCACTTACGCCTAATCATTTTCTCCACGGAGGTGCTACATCTATTACACCCCAAGGTGTTTTTCATGAACGTGAAATTAGTAGTCGTAAGCGTTGGCGGCAGAGTCAGGTTTTGGCAGACCATGTGTGGCAACGATGGTTAAGTGAGTATTTACCTTCCCTGACTGTGCGTGGTAAGTGGTTCACAGAGAACCGTAATGTTAGAAAGGGAGATTTAGTATTACTAGTAGAAAAAGATGTCCCAAGAGGTTATTGGCCTTTAGGTCGGATTGTCGATGTGTATTCAGGCGCAGATAGTCGCGTGCGTACTGTTAAAACCGCTACGTCGGAATATATTAGACCTGTTGCAAAGATTTGTGTTTTAGAGGagaatattgaataattaCTGGGACTGTAATAGGctagaatgaaattaaatgttgTTTGAGTTTTAGTTTCATTAGTACTGAGGTACTtttatattaatatatatttgattattgacCTTTTTTATTGACACCGTTTACGGATGTCAAGGAGGTGCCGTGTTGGAAACTggtgtatttcatatagatatatatgttgatttattatatttctttagAGCTATTTCTATAATGTATTCAACATTCAGTAGTGTGATTGTACTGTGTTTGAAGCGTATTAAATCCtgcaattcatcattttgttaCGCGAACTTAAACATTTTTCGCGCTTATGACCAGCACGGTATTTAAACCTATGAATTCTTGGCTAGGCGTCAGTCTGGTTCTATATACCCCTTGTACGGCACAGTTATTGTAagtatttatatcaatttagATTTGCTGGATTTCATACTAAAGTTTGGCCTTTTGAATGTTATTTGTCTAAATCTTGTATTTTTTGTACCTTTGTAGCAaacctcactcactcactcactcgcTTAGTCGTTCTGtcattgtaaataaatgagcGTATTGGAACTGTGAATTTTTGTCGTCGTTTGTTGAGGATTTAGGACCAGGCTGAACAGTATGAGACATTTATAGAGACAACATAATTTCGGAAGCCCGGGTTACGTAATTTCGGAAATAGTCAACATAAATTCGGAAATGCATATATTCGTTATTTTTGTGTATGCGTTCTATGAAACTAGGCTAGAACGTATTTGGGTTATACTAATTGCTTCTACAGGGGTGGTAGCATTTAGTAACAGCTGGTTAGATCAGAAACATCTAGGGACAAGACACcatttgggttcgaatcccaaaaatattttttttagtcGAGTGGAATTTCAAGCAATTGTATGAATTTCTACAGCCTACTAGATGGTGGATATGGTAATCCTAATTCACCAAGATAAAAGGATGACCGTTAGAAATGCAGCAACCGTCGAGAAGGTACATGTAATAAACTGATTAACTAATATGTAATGTAGGCCGTAACAGAAagtaataaatttttattGCACTATTTATAAACATTTTTAAGACTAGATGAGTAACAAAAAGAgtaacaaaaaacaaacatacataggcctacatagatacacatacatacatacgcacgcacgcacgcacgcacgcacgctcacacgcacacacacacacacacacacacatacatacatacgtTTATACAATACAATAGCAATACAACTTTAAGGCCTCCCTACGTAACAAAATGTAGTAAGCCTATTACATACAAGCGAACAAATCGCAAGTctttgaatattcatcaacTTGAAATGCCATCTGCATCCTCGTATTTACCACCTCAGGCGGTTACAAGTTGTTCAATACGTTCTCAACGGGATGCTTTTCGATAATATCCACATCGGGCCAAACGAATAAATTTTTCATGCAGTGTTGTTCAAGAAACTGAACGGATATTAATTCTCCGAAGTCCAATATCTCTAGAATCTGCAAGCAGTTAAACATAACAatcacatgagaattgtattTTTCCATTCAGATGAAATAATACAGCCGATTAATACATACCACTCCAAAGTATAAGTGTTTCCTGCGCTTCTCACCTTCCTGATAAAGGGCAATATATGAACCTTCACTACAAAGTAAGTACCCCggtacaaataaattattcatcacTAGTGACtagatatttatattttatatttagaaGCGCAGCAAGTAATTTACCTTATGTTGATTTCTAAAACCATGTTGACACCACTTGTCTCAGGCACAGGATCCTGAAATTCAGAATTACACATTATAGCCATTctcaatatgaaattttaattaaacggtttaatttttgttcaataaaCTTATACATAATTTTTAGCCTACCGGTTACCGGGTACCTCAGTTACTCATATTACAAATAAACTGACGAAAGTGAACacatataacatatttttttactcacATGAACTACGGCTAATTGTTCCTTGTCTGGTCTTGATGGAGCCTGTACAATAAAGGAATACAAagtatgaatattattttcattaaatttgcTCATTTCAAGAGATCTTTTTCAACTTACAGGATTAATGGAGCAAGTTCCATTTTGTGGTCTTGTTGAAGCCTGCAAGAGTttttattaattattgaattaatttctttatgaTGTGTGTTTTTCACCGTTTGATATGAATCGTAGAACTGTTCTTAAACTTACCGTTGTCAAACATTTCTTTTTCCTTCTTTCTAgtttttccttttctttttgttcttTCAACTTCTGTTTTGAAACCGCATTTGCATATGCATCATCCGCAGTTAGAATGAAATAACGCTTATCATCgcgttttcttttcttttcagttGGCATCAGTACGGGATAATCCAGCACATCATTGTCGGGATCAGCTAAGTACAtaaaaattaatcagtaagtATATGCAatttgtttgtaattatatattatttatactgCATATTTACATGGCGAATaagtattatcattattttaaaaatgatcTTAAATCTTACCTGGGGATGAGTTATCGATCGGGAAGCTATCGATAACTTCAGCTGATGAtttagttttcaaaattttccatgCTGAATACAGTGCATCATTAGTCAAGTCACAGCCTTCGGTGTATCgttcttcaaattttttcttcatttcccATGAAATGGCTGATTCCATTGCCTTTAAGGCAATGGAATCAGATAGTTATAGGCAGTTATCAATTGTTATCGATAGTTATAGGCAGTGTCTACAAAATAATATGGTCAACCACTGATTGAGAAGATTATAAAACAAttcacaaattcaaatatctcatccatttgaaatcatcaataaaatctgcaattatcattttgaaaaggATATATTGTGCTTGGACTTGAGAGactgaaaaaatcaatgatcaTGAAAAAGGTTAGAAACTGTACATACAACACACAATGCAACAAACAATCGAACAGGTCATTAGTCCAAAAACAATCTaaacaaattaaataaatcataaaaaagttGAAGTGAAATTAAATCACTATTCACACCTCACGAAATGGTTTTTCGCAGATTCCTAAGTAAAAAGTAAtgtgaagaaaatttttttttcatctttacaTCTGATAATATAGAACTAGGTTCtcttagatatattttaaatttttgtgCAAGTTTTACGAGAAAAATACCTTCGATAATCCTGAAAATGGATCTTGCATCGTTTCAATTGTAGGATCTGATACCTAAAACccattataaaaaaaaacatgtagGCTTACCCCGGTACAGTTAACCTCAATTAAGGGCAATACgggttatttattattcagTAACTCACCACATCAGCAACTCTTGTGCTTGATGGTAAAAAAGCTTCCTTGGGAATTATCTCGGGATTGAATGGAAAAAGACCACATGCTCGAAAACCATTTCTAAGGTTCTCCGGGGTTATACTGAGCCATGTGGGTCTGAAGATCTCAAAGAAACAACTTTTGTTCACTATACGTCCCGGATTTTCGTtatgaaaattcaaacataGGCGATTCCATGATGCTTTCAATGTCTAAAAGCATGATCTTCAAAGAAAGTGAAACATTAATTAGTCAGTTGAGGTATAATTTCGTTGGAAGATGTATTCTTTAATAAAATCTGTAAGAAGTGTGTTAACCGATCTAAAGGTTGCAACCAATGTGAGGTATGTTCTGGTAATTCTAACAGTGTTACTCCATTTTCTCTCGCCAGCTCGACCAATTCAAGAAAGTTGTGGCTGTTATGTCCAGCAGATATTAAAATCTGTGGACGAGCCGCTCCAATAGCAggtaaaaaaattttcttaaaCCAAATCGTTGCAATTCCCTGTTGAAATCATGAATACATGAAATTTGATAATGCTTTTCACTTCAGGAGCCTGATTCAAAATGTGACTGACAACTAATTACCTGTTTCGTCCAACCACTCTCCGATACAGAAACTGTGGTACCTGCCGGTGCGTTCATTGTGTCAACTGAGAGTAATGATGCTGCCGTCTTGCCCTTAAAAATAACGTTAGGGGCCAGCATCTGCCCAGCAGCATTTCCACATGCCATGATCGTAACTGTGTCGCCATTGTCGCTGATTCGAGATTGAACATACTTGCTCCCTTTTCTGTAAATaagagttttgaaaataaaattttcatcGTTATAACGTTCATTCCTAAATCTGTTGTTTTATGACTGTGGTATTGAGTTTCTGTATCTGGATGATTGCTGATAGTCGGAAATTAAAAATACTTCAACAACTCATTAGAATATTGCTGGGCTTAATAACTTGGGTTTAATAAGGGCTATTTATAGACCAACAGTTGAAGTATTTAAATGATAGGCTAATTTAGTTCAAAGCCTACCGTGCAACAATTTTTCCGGGGACATGAGAAAACTGAACGCCAGTTTCATCGAGATTCCAAATATGCATCGGTTGAGCATTTAGCAATACTTTTGTGGCCGATCTAAAGAACATTCCAACCTTCTTAACATTCATGCACTGATGTCGGATTGCCGCAGTGCCCTCTGGCTTTCGGAGTGCAACAGTGGGGTTTCTGGTTTTGAAGCCAGCCCAGAACTGGTCACTTGGGATAATctaaaagtaaaatatatataccagTATTAATTATAAGGGATAAACAACAACCTTTAAGTGAAAATCGTTGGCCTACCTGTTTAAATGGTGTCCCCCTTTTTAAGGCGAGATCACCTGCatatttcaatagatttcCCTTTGAAAAACCGTAACCGAGGTCTGCACGGTTTTTCGCAAAATCCGCAAGTTTTGATTCATCTGCCTCAGACAGATTCGTCGGTCGACCTAGTTTCCTTCCTGCAGGAATTTTCCCACTTATTCGGTCAtgtaatgttgattttggTACGCCAAAGTTTTTTGCTGCCGATAATATTGACATCCCATTCTGAACAGCCTCAACAGCTTCACCCATTTGCACTTCTGTCCAACGCCGATACACTTTTGACATAGGCCTAAGTATGGCTCACTCGTCTTTGAGAATAAGAGACCTATTGCATTAAtccttcaattcaagttgCTATACAACCTTTTATACGGATATTTaccttatatatataaacatgtatttgccattagccatacaattcagtaaaacttttcccgtccagattttgaaacatcatttgactcaatttttccTCCTAGAAAATTGCTTTAGCTCATTCCAATGTTCGCAGTAAAAGTGACTGTAGCATGTATGATTCCCATCCATCAATTTTGTCTTGTTTCGTATTTTTAGCGAAAATCTCGAAAAAGTCTGACGTCGAGGCAGGTGGTGGCCAGACAAAGACATATTCTtgggaaatatttaaagacgcatggcaaacacacttattgttcacttttttcccatccttattttgaaattgaagtattgtaataaactattgatttatttttgttgatcaacgc is a window of Tubulanus polymorphus chromosome 2, tnTubPoly1.2, whole genome shotgun sequence DNA encoding:
- the LOC141898924 gene encoding uncharacterized protein LOC141898924; protein product: MSVSKDEKTKQKDTRTSLAGWLTRAIKAVDDVRIRAAVEPAKQRITSQLGSLMTASSRYVDSLESDEEIEKAGLWLDTYYNRAMEALEKLDSFSYSQSEKGQQASLNPSAHEFRVNQPMDDGENFVPVSSATPEPNIQDAPISGQPVSFVTIDSWIDNLIDEVETITTADTASQPSLEDAFLRMELGPSELRQGPTESGTPHVRWVGIWPRFIEQFYLQVHCRPGIVDARRMDLLQNHVKGEAKKLIYGLVYSGRNYSTALKELKFVFGHRVHVARTYIDSISTGSVVNSYDSISLRSFYVSVRDCLITLKQMNYMSEIGSSDLLFKVTRRIPVDRRSKWNDFVRRISRTRDPTLFDLENWLRDCVEADFGPFSLQNKPRKSSNHVNVANGPQRPHSSQIPDRSMLNIPSSDISRQNASLERGDSAINQNAISTETDCNNVFFQVLPVTVQGNNGRRIATHALLDSGSDVTLIHEDLADELGLPGEKQLLTISTLNSSVARQSRCVTFTVRGNDPDSKVVNISRAWTTHNNINCPPQTFSEVSLNKLSHLNGLSFTDYSPCQVKILIGANVPQVHVQLEVREGSSQQPAAIKTRLGWCLFGNMSYVNSSVANVNTIVSDPQLIGHSLTKQLDRFWSTESFAVAYPDRVGSVEDQRASKILSNTTRLVDGHYEVGMLWRDNESVLPDNYSLARKRYDLLVNRLASDQVMKEGYCNTLNGYITDGYARLLSPSETMLRTSRTWYIPHHCVFNSNKPGKFRVVFDAASKSQGLSLNDLLMTGPDLLNSLFGVLQRFRLYETALVADVRAMFHQVKTSELDSDSLRFLWRPDASTGPPSTYKMIVHIFGAKDSPSCANYALKRSALDNALEFSDLAVNSVIRDFYVDDFLKSVPGDEAAVQLASEVTEVLLRGGFHLTKWMASSKNVLMQIPQAERANPSLDLDFSELPIERTLGIKWNAQIDCFVFRPVIKPVAPTKRGILSAVSSVFDPLGFLSPFTLKAKCLIQDMWHCGLGWDEKISGHLFETWCAWQDELLLLHDLRIPRLHLFLSPSAEMWHEHRNEHSAVLVICVITRLELQGAVMSIRLGETLKSEISEIRDVVYWTDSQTVLRYIHNEKKRFKTFVANRVSEIRESSSPNQWKYVPSNSNPADDCTRGLSAVALLTSSHRWFNGPEFLQQAETSWPPQPNVGSISDLDENIKAATTANRTLLTLDELKFAEVCLVAGAQRECFPDAYLSLQESKMKLQHPLKCLDPFFDGACIRIGGRMHGARYVPLEARHQLLLPYNHHITELLMRKEHLLNYHAGPEHVIASTRQKYWPIKARVVAKRVISSCFGCRRRSVVPRIPFMSDLPAYRIMSHCRPFQHCGVDYFGPMYIKRGRSNLKVWVCLFTCLVTRAIHLELAKSLETDSFLLVLCNFIGRRGRPDEMFSNNGSNFIGAEKELKECLINWNQSRLSEFLSEKGTRWHFNPPSSPHFGGAWERLVRTVKVALKSVLRGRSFFENVLRTTLIEVEAVVNSRPLTYISSKPQDYTPLTPNHFLHGGATSITPQGVFHEREISSRKRWRQSLVLADHVWQRWLSEYLPSLTVRGKWFTENRNVRKGD
- the LOC141898926 gene encoding uncharacterized protein LOC141898926; protein product: MKKKFEERYTEGCDLTNDALYSAWKILKTKSSAEVIDSFPIDNSSPADPDNDVLDYPVLMPTEKKRKRDDKRYFILTADDAYANAVSKQKLKEQKEKEKLERRKKKCLTTASTRPQNGTCSINPAPSRPDKEQLAVVHDPVPETSGVNMVLEINISEGSYIALYQEGEKRRKHLYFGVILEILDFGELISVQFLEQHCMKNLFVWPDVDIIEKHPVENVLNNL
- the LOC141898925 gene encoding uncharacterized protein LOC141898925 → MSQEVIGQSWPLVTRAIHLELAESLETDSFLLVLCNFIGRRGRPDEMFSNNGSNFIGAEKELKECLINWNQSRLSEFLSEKGTRWHFNPPSSPHFGGAWERLVRTVKVALKSVLRGRSFFENVLRTTLIEVEAVVNSRPLTYISSKPQDYTPLTPNHFLHGGATSITPQGVFHEREISSRKRWRQSQVLADHVWQRWLSEYLPSLTVRGKWFTENRNVRKGDLVLLVEKDVPRGYWPLGRIVDVYSGADSRVRTVKTATSEYIRPVAKICVLEENIE